From Methanobacterium alcaliphilum, one genomic window encodes:
- a CDS encoding glycosyltransferase family 2 protein — MNKDKILVSIIIPVFNTEDYLEECLDSLINQTLKNIEIICINDGSTDNSLNILKDYAARDNRIKIIDKKNEGQSVARNRGVKEAKGEYIAFVDSDDYINLNAYELLYDFAKKHDHDMVLCDVIRFNSEKTWRAKLHRISIPVDEVIVSTNILERPTLIYDTGPWNKLIKKSFWDENKFSFLDGYLYEDLLISAEMHCAAKSVGICPQTRYYWRFREGENISTTQNTLRIKNLQDRVFIINKLSDLYKSKPEYNSLLLPHYKKCMEYDLMIFLDKVNMASEEYLKELIRQITPLVDEIGLGKDINLRVWDKFKYQLIKDNDVETLKKVTTYTQKYNKKGRIMRSACMLANALKDNILMKLWKFRQANKAV; from the coding sequence ATGAATAAAGATAAAATTTTAGTCAGTATCATAATTCCAGTTTTTAATACTGAAGACTATCTGGAAGAGTGCTTGGACAGCTTAATTAATCAAACCTTAAAAAATATTGAAATCATCTGCATCAACGACGGATCCACAGATAACTCTCTAAATATCCTAAAAGATTACGCGGCACGTGATAACCGCATTAAAATTATTGATAAAAAGAATGAAGGACAATCTGTTGCTCGAAATAGGGGCGTTAAAGAGGCTAAAGGGGAATATATAGCTTTTGTTGACTCTGATGATTACATTAACTTAAACGCCTACGAGTTATTATACGATTTTGCTAAAAAACATGACCACGATATGGTTCTATGTGATGTTATCCGCTTCAATTCAGAAAAAACATGGAGGGCAAAATTACATAGAATTTCTATCCCTGTTGATGAAGTAATTGTTTCCACCAACATACTTGAAAGGCCCACTCTGATATATGATACCGGCCCATGGAATAAACTTATAAAAAAGAGTTTTTGGGATGAAAACAAGTTTTCATTTTTAGATGGGTACTTATATGAAGACTTGTTGATATCTGCGGAAATGCATTGCGCTGCAAAATCTGTGGGAATATGCCCCCAGACTCGATACTACTGGAGATTCCGTGAAGGTGAAAATATATCAACCACGCAAAATACACTGCGTATTAAAAATCTCCAGGACAGAGTATTCATTATCAATAAATTATCTGATTTGTATAAATCTAAACCAGAATATAATTCATTACTACTTCCCCATTATAAAAAATGCATGGAATATGACCTGATGATATTTCTGGACAAAGTAAACATGGCTTCTGAAGAATATTTAAAAGAATTAATTCGCCAAATAACTCCTTTGGTGGATGAAATTGGCCTGGGAAAAGACATAAATCTCAGAGTCTGGGATAAGTTCAAATATCAACTAATCAAGGACAATGACGTTGAAACCCTTAAGAAAGTGACTACTTACACTCAAAAATATAATAAAAAAGGAAGGATAATGAGAAGTGCCTGTATGCTGGCCAATGCATTAAAGGACAACATTTTAATGAAATTATGGAAATTCCGCCAGGCCAATAAAGCAGTTTAA
- a CDS encoding ABC transporter ATP-binding protein, with protein MDTTNQQIENQESSGSSSEKSNKPGKVVIKAEHVTMKFDMSPEKIDNLKEYVIKWIKRDIKKEEFIALDDVSFSLNKGDRLGLIGLNGAGKSTLLKIIAGVMKPTSGNISVSGKIAPLLELGAGFDPNYTGNENIFLNGAILGYSKEFLEEKYDEIAEFSELGRFLKIPIKNYSSGMRSKLGFSIATIVEPDILILDEVLSVGDAKFRRKSGDKIRSLFDSGVTVLLVSHSITQVRELCNKVIWLENGKIVMSGDADEVCDAYMKSVE; from the coding sequence TTGGATACAACTAATCAACAAATAGAAAATCAAGAATCTAGTGGCTCAAGTTCTGAAAAATCCAATAAGCCCGGAAAAGTAGTTATCAAGGCAGAACATGTAACCATGAAATTTGACATGAGCCCTGAAAAGATTGATAATCTTAAGGAATATGTTATCAAATGGATTAAAAGGGATATTAAAAAAGAAGAATTTATAGCCCTTGATGATGTTTCATTTAGCTTGAATAAAGGGGATCGGCTAGGATTAATTGGATTAAATGGTGCAGGTAAAAGTACTCTGCTAAAAATCATAGCCGGGGTAATGAAACCTACTTCTGGAAATATTTCGGTTTCTGGAAAAATAGCTCCTTTGTTAGAATTAGGTGCTGGGTTTGATCCAAATTACACTGGAAACGAAAATATTTTTTTAAATGGAGCAATTTTAGGTTATTCAAAAGAATTTTTAGAGGAAAAATATGATGAAATCGCCGAATTTTCAGAATTAGGTCGATTTCTAAAAATTCCTATTAAGAATTATTCCTCAGGTATGCGTTCTAAGCTAGGGTTTTCCATAGCTACCATTGTAGAACCAGATATATTAATACTGGATGAAGTATTATCTGTAGGAGATGCCAAATTCAGGAGAAAAAGTGGAGATAAAATTCGTTCGTTATTTGATTCCGGTGTAACAGTATTATTAGTTTCTCATTCCATAACTCAAGTCAGAGAGTTGTGCAATAAAGTTATCTGGCTTGAGAATGGAAAAATTGTTATGAGTGGAGACGCTGATGAAGTGTGTGACGCCTACATGAAAAGCGTGGAATAA
- a CDS encoding CDP-glycerol glycerophosphotransferase family protein, giving the protein MKLKKLKKKFHLYRKNAVLDNYYTDLPLEENLIFIESKNGNDIAGNIFYILKELSKKEYSTYKVVISLKSKLWDTKRVLLGNYGIFNIIFTETGTLEYYKYLYSAHYLFSDATLPPAFVKKKGQIYLNTWHGTPLKKLGKANAKRGYGLGNVQRNFVMADYLLYPNPFMQKTMISSFMLENLSKAMIMNEGYPRNSIFFDKNAVASLKSEMGIEDKQVIVYMPTWRGIYSDLDIKGQNQAVKKYLSKLDELLSEEQILYVKLHTVVKDQINYKEYNHIKPFPRDYETYHFLNSADCLITDYSSVFFDYACSGKKIILFAYDEEEYLKTVGTYFSLDELPFPQVYNVPDLIKEINTSKNYEDTPFLEKFCKYDNLDAAKNICEYLILNKENDIPLKNIKSNGKENVLIYTNSLNDNSLKKFFNKADFSKKNYFLTFRASKVKDNAERLYEISHKLNYIPLHDNLTVTIQDALAIKLFFKYNISSNKIKKQLDRFYKRNLNKYYPSIDFDQIIHITGHDKQIINLFARYPSQKTIFMHKDLIKKLKKEKITLSYYDQVVLLKRNLLEPALKVYPKKDKIIKLEDFIEKLSE; this is encoded by the coding sequence ATGAAGCTTAAAAAATTAAAAAAAAAATTTCACTTATATCGAAAAAATGCTGTTTTAGATAACTATTATACTGATCTTCCCTTAGAAGAAAACTTAATTTTCATAGAATCCAAAAATGGCAATGATATAGCGGGAAATATCTTTTATATTCTGAAAGAATTAAGCAAAAAAGAATATTCCACTTATAAAGTTGTAATATCCTTAAAAAGTAAACTATGGGATACTAAACGTGTTTTATTAGGCAACTATGGTATATTTAATATTATATTCACTGAAACGGGCACTTTAGAATACTATAAATACCTCTACAGTGCCCATTATTTATTTTCTGATGCGACTTTACCTCCAGCTTTTGTTAAAAAGAAGGGTCAAATTTATTTGAATACATGGCATGGAACTCCCCTTAAAAAATTGGGAAAAGCTAATGCTAAAAGGGGCTATGGTCTGGGTAATGTACAACGAAATTTTGTTATGGCTGATTATCTGCTCTATCCCAATCCTTTCATGCAAAAGACTATGATAAGTTCATTCATGCTGGAAAATCTGAGTAAAGCCATGATTATGAATGAGGGATACCCTCGAAATTCTATATTCTTTGATAAAAATGCAGTAGCTAGCCTTAAATCTGAAATGGGAATTGAAGATAAACAGGTAATTGTTTACATGCCTACTTGGAGAGGTATCTACAGCGACCTGGATATCAAAGGCCAAAACCAGGCAGTTAAAAAGTATTTATCTAAACTTGATGAACTTTTATCTGAAGAACAGATATTATATGTTAAATTACATACTGTTGTAAAAGACCAAATTAATTACAAAGAATATAATCATATAAAGCCGTTTCCAAGAGACTATGAAACGTATCATTTCTTGAACTCTGCGGATTGTTTGATAACAGATTATTCAAGTGTATTCTTTGATTATGCTTGTTCTGGAAAGAAAATAATATTATTTGCTTATGATGAAGAAGAATACTTAAAAACTGTGGGCACTTACTTTTCATTGGATGAATTACCATTTCCCCAGGTTTATAATGTGCCTGATTTAATTAAAGAGATAAATACTTCTAAAAATTATGAAGATACTCCATTTTTAGAGAAATTTTGCAAATATGATAATCTTGACGCGGCAAAAAATATCTGCGAATACCTTATTTTAAATAAAGAGAATGATATTCCATTAAAAAATATTAAATCGAATGGTAAAGAAAATGTTTTGATTTATACTAACAGTTTAAATGATAATTCGTTAAAAAAATTTTTCAATAAAGCCGATTTCAGCAAAAAAAATTATTTTCTGACCTTTAGGGCATCTAAGGTAAAAGATAATGCAGAGCGATTATACGAAATATCACATAAATTGAACTACATTCCCCTGCATGATAATTTGACTGTCACTATCCAAGACGCATTAGCCATAAAACTGTTTTTTAAGTATAATATTTCCAGTAATAAGATCAAAAAGCAATTAGATCGGTTTTATAAACGTAATTTAAATAAATATTACCCTTCCATTGACTTTGATCAAATAATACACATCACAGGGCATGATAAACAGATAATTAATCTTTTTGCGAGATATCCTTCTCAAAAAACAATTTTCATGCACAAAGATTTGATAAAAAAATTAAAAAAAGAGAAGATAACCCTGTCTTATTATGATCAGGTAGTTCTACTCAAAAGAAATTTATTGGAACCCGCTTTAAAAGTATATCCAAAAAAAGACAAGATAATCAAGTTAGAAGATTTTATTGAAAAATTAAGTGAATGA
- a CDS encoding ABC transporter permease: MLDHRFIKNFTKYKFLLVELVKRDITVKYRGSVLGILWSFLNPLLHMMVLTIVFGTFFGKSIPNFAVYALTGFLIFSFFSSATTLSMNSIKKGAPILKKMYVPKYIYALAGILSETINLLISMIVLILVMLFTGCPFSIFNLTAIIPIFFLFIFTIGCGLILATINVFFKDVKYLYGVFTRLLLYGCAIFYPITIIPEQFIIVFYANPVYCAISGLRDSILYGTLPGTGLLLYLSLISVITLIIGIIVFYKSQDKFILHL, encoded by the coding sequence ATGTTAGATCACAGATTCATAAAAAACTTCACCAAGTACAAATTTCTCCTGGTTGAACTAGTTAAAAGAGATATCACTGTAAAATACAGGGGATCTGTATTGGGAATATTATGGAGTTTTTTAAACCCATTACTGCACATGATGGTGTTAACCATAGTGTTCGGGACTTTTTTTGGAAAGAGCATACCTAACTTTGCAGTTTATGCTTTAACCGGGTTTTTAATATTTTCTTTCTTCTCATCAGCCACCACGCTGTCAATGAATTCTATAAAGAAAGGGGCGCCGATTCTAAAAAAGATGTATGTTCCTAAATATATCTATGCACTGGCAGGTATTTTATCAGAAACAATCAATCTCCTCATTTCCATGATTGTATTGATTTTAGTAATGCTATTCACTGGATGTCCATTTTCAATTTTTAATTTAACGGCCATAATACCAATATTTTTCTTATTCATATTCACTATTGGCTGTGGTTTAATACTGGCCACTATAAATGTCTTTTTCAAAGATGTAAAATATTTATATGGTGTATTCACGCGTTTACTGTTATATGGCTGTGCTATATTTTACCCCATAACCATCATACCCGAGCAGTTCATAATTGTATTTTATGCTAATCCCGTATATTGCGCGATTAGTGGACTTAGGGATTCAATTCTCTATGGAACATTACCTGGAACCGGATTATTATTGTATTTAAGTCTGATTTCAGTCATAACCCTAATCATTGGAATTATTGTATTTTATAAAAGTCAGGATAAATTCATATTACACCTTTAG